Proteins from a genomic interval of Heteronotia binoei isolate CCM8104 ecotype False Entrance Well chromosome 5, APGP_CSIRO_Hbin_v1, whole genome shotgun sequence:
- the FAM3D gene encoding protein FAM3D, with protein sequence MRMTGVLRGLAVLFTLLTTWLFATTYFHRVSIKSVNLRSWLGPNDMPTKASKVRYSCGNQRNCPENTFAFKIISGAANVVGPSMCLQDTVFMSAIKNNIGRGLNIVVVNGTNAHLIKMAAFDMYSGDVKDLVMFLGGIKQGSLVLIASYDDPATKLNDEARKMLTELGSNYASKLGFRDNWIFLGGKGLKNKSPFEQYLKNNKDTNKYDGWPEMLEMEGCVPKKVD encoded by the exons ATGCGAATGACAG GCGTGCTGCGGGGCCTGGCTGTGCTCTTCACTCTACTCACAACCTGGCTCTTTGCCACCACCTATTTCCACCGTGTAAGCATAAAATCAGTCAACCTGAGGAGCTGGTTGG GGCCCAATGATATGCCAACTA AAGCATCAAAAGTCCGATATAGCTGTGGCAATCAAAGAAATTGCCCTGAAAACACCTTTGCTTTCAAGATCATCAGTGGCGCAGCCAATGTCGTCGGACCTTCCATGTGCCTTCAGGATACGGT ATTTATGAGCGCTATCAAAAATAACATTGGCCGAGGACTGAACATTGTTGTTGTCAATG GAACTAATGCTCACCTTATCAAGATGGCTGCCTTTGACATGTATTCAGGAG ATGTTAAAGATTTAGTGATGTTTCTGGGGGGAATTAAGCAAGGTTCCCTTGTGCTCATTGCCTCCTATGATGACCCTGCCACAAA GCTGAATGATGAAGCACGGAAGATGTTGACTGAACTTGGAAGTAACTACGCTTCCAAGCTGGGATTTCGGGACAACTGGATATTCCTCGGTGGGAAAGGACTCAAAAACAAATCTCCTTTTGAACAG TATTTGAAAAACAACAAGGACACCAACAAATATGATGGCTGGCCTGAAATGCTGGAGATGGAGGGTTGTGTGCCCAAGAAGGTAGACTAG